Proteins encoded together in one Coffea arabica cultivar ET-39 chromosome 2c, Coffea Arabica ET-39 HiFi, whole genome shotgun sequence window:
- the LOC140003726 gene encoding actin-depolymerizing factor 7, whose protein sequence is MANATSGMAVEDECKLKFLELKAKRNYRFIIFKIEGQQVVVEKLGSPEESYDDFTASLPADECRYAVFDFDFITDENCQKSKIFFIAWSPDTSKVRMKMVYASSKDRFKRELDGIQVELQATDPSEMSFDIIKGRAL, encoded by the exons ATG GCGAATGCTACATCTGGAATGGCTGTGGAAGATGAGTGTAAGCTGAAGTTTTTGGAGTTAAAAGCCAAGAGAAACTATCgttttattattttcaagatTGAGGGTCAACAGGTGGTGGTGGAGAAGCTTGGGAGTCCCGAAGAAAGTTATGACGATTTCACTGCTTCTCTGCCTGCCGATGAGTGTCGCTATGCTGTGTTTGATTTCGATTTCATCACCGACGAGAACTGCCAGAAAAGCAAGATTTTCTTCATTGCTTG GTCCCCAGACACATCGAAGGTGAGAATGAAGATGGTTTATGCGAGCTCAAAGGATAGATTCAAGAGGGAATTGGATGGGATTCAAGTGGAATTGCAGGCAACAGATCCTAGTGAGATGAGCTTTGACATTATAAAAGGACGAGCACTCTGA